One window of the Leishmania panamensis strain MHOM/PA/94/PSC-1 chromosome 8 sequence genome contains the following:
- a CDS encoding isochorismatase-like protein (TriTrypDB/GeneDB-style sysID: LpmP.08.0330) — protein sequence MSRTALIASRSRLLHKFDSCRTIFMCCDIQEKLRGRIPNFQAAIDVSNSMAAIHNALTPRHTSFVATEQYPQGVGRLARDIQLPEGTPVIEKVQPSMLVPEMMPYIIGDPARGILPVQQAVLWGHETHVCIMQTADELLQHGIRVGVLVDGCAAQRQLDHDVAIQEMSTWDNLTLTTTISVLLQLVRGDYALRRPLMKLVVKPDDPSRFPSRTEDGDKQKE from the coding sequence ATGTCGCGGACCGCCCTCATCGCCTCGCGGTCCCGACTGCTTCACAAGTTTGACAGCTGCCGCACTATCTTCATGTGCTGCGACATCCAGGAGAAGCTACGCGGCCGCATCCCTAACTTCCAGGCGGCCATTGACGTATCGAACTCGATGGCTGCCATCCACAACGCCCTGACGCCCCGGCACACGTCCTTTGTAGCAACGGAGCAGTACCCGCAAGGCGTGGGTCGTCTCGCGAGGGACATCCAGTTGCCGGAAGGGACGCCGGTGATCGAGAAGGTGCAGCCGTCGATGTTAGTGCCAGAAATGATGCCGTACATTATCGGCGACCCGGCGCGTGGCATCTtgccggtgcagcaggcggtgctgtgggGGCACGAGACGCATGTGTGCATCATGCAGACCGctgacgagctgctgcaacacGGCATTCGTGTGGGGGTGCTTGTAGATGGCTGCGCCGctcagcggcagctcgaCCACGATGTGGCGATTCAGGAGATGTCGACGTGGGACAACCTCACACTCACTACCACCATCTCCGTCCTTCTACAGCTGGTGCGTGGCGATTACGCTCTGAGGAGGCCGCTCATGAAACTCGTGGTGAAGCCGGACGACCCCTCCCGCTTCCCTAGTCGCACCGAGGACGGCGATAAGCAGAAGGAATGA
- a CDS encoding hypothetical protein (TriTrypDB/GeneDB-style sysID: LpmP.08.0340), whose translation MPARRVFHSQVQRRQVTVLQLPLAFPIVPHQHDGTLQSYCLGLLSFSSLLHSPERSIDFLSPIMQAQMMLGQALEHYTMMDFANLVLEQCWDICYDSQLTRPELAGSELPDVKVQKMDACARKCVARHFEVLSLLSATRELRERERMQGLPPGTLTNM comes from the coding sequence ATGCCTGCGAGGAGAGTCTTCCACTCACAGGTGCAACGCAGGCAGGTGACGGTGCTTCAGCTCCCTCTTGCTTTCCCCATTGTACCCCACCAGCACGACGGTACTCTGCAGAGCTACTGCCTTGGcttgctttccttttcgtctctTCTTCATTCTCCTGAACGCTCCATCGATTTCCTGTCGCCCATAATGCAGGCTCAGATGATGCTCGGGCAGGCGCTCGAGCACTACACAATGATGGACTTTGCCAACCTCGTTCTCGAGCAATGCTGGGACATTTGCTACGACAGCCAGCTCACTCGCCCCGAACTCGCCGGCAGCGAGCTGCCTGATGTCAAGGTGCAGAAGATGGATGCCTGCGCGCGCAAGTGCGTCGCACGGCACTTTGAAGtcctgtcgctgctgtcggcgaCGCGCGAGCTGCGGGAAAGGGAGCGGATGCAGGGGCTTCCACCTGGTACGCTGACGAACATGTAG
- a CDS encoding isochorismatase-like protein (TriTrypDB/GeneDB-style sysID: LpmP.08.0320), whose amino-acid sequence MQDTHTHTHFCGNAESQTPLPPSLPPSSSSLFRMSELAEYSRLIQKFDTCRTAFMMCRGQEDVEPHTRDFHNAFQVAKAMAAVHQLLGPEWSVFVATGPYSSQDTRHADHDVQLPEDAIIAENVQTSMLVPEVQLYILGDAERGISPVQQVIIWGCETYGCVLQTSDELLAHGIRVAVLVDGCTSRIAEMHDTAILQMSHWDGLMVTTAPSAIVQLTRSDARFVKPIIQILKTFAADWSTTQPLPELSSQRMGGGDGDPATAVSDATAASPVSAVTTAGDAATKRNSAYSGKGY is encoded by the coding sequence AtgcaagacacacacacgcacacgcacttcTGTGGCAACGCAGAGTCAcagacccccctccctccctccctccctccctcctcctcttctctcttccgcaTGTCCGAGCTCGCTGAGTACTCGCGGTTGATCCAGAAGTTCGACACCTGCCGAACGGCCTTCATGATGTGTCGTGGGCAGGAAGACGTGGAGCCACACACCCGAGACTTCCACAACGCCTTTCAAGTGGCAAAGGCGATGGCCGCCGTACATCAACTTTTAGGCCCGGAGTGGTCGGTGTTTGTCGCCACGGGGCCGTACTCCTCACAAGACACCCGCCACGCCGACCACGACGTCCAGCTGCCAGAAGACGCTATCATTGCTGAGAACGTGCAGACCTCTATGCTGGTTCCAGAGGTGCAGCTGTACATCCTCGGTGACGCCGAGCGTGGCATTTCACCTGTGCAGCAGGTTATTATCTGGGGCTGTGAGACGTACGGCTGCGTGTTGCAGACCTCGGATGAGCTTCTCGCACACGGCATccgcgtcgccgtcctcgTTGATGGGTGCACCTCACGTATTGCGGAGATGCACGATACGGCTATTTTGCAGATGTCTCACTGGGACGGCTTGATGGTCACGACCGCGCCATCTGCGATAGTGCAGCTGACGCGATCCGATGCGCGCTTTGTCAAGCCAATCATTCAAATCCTAAAGACGTTTGCCGCAGACTGGAGCACCACACAGCCACTTCCGGAGTTGAGCAGCCAGAGAAtgggaggaggtgatggcGATCCGGCCACCGCTGTCAGCGATGCGACAGCTGCCTCGCCTGTGTCTGCCGTCACCACGGCAGGAGATGCTGCAACGAAGAGAAATTCTGCTTACTCCGGAAAGGGTTACTGA
- a CDS encoding ribosomal protein L2, putative (TriTrypDB/GeneDB-style sysID: LpmP.08.0290) — protein sequence MLRRQLQFFTIGGVSAVSAAELTGMGPSSVAAAATGPSLSSPTTLSIVAGASALIVPRRGVKLVNPIGKQGSQHYGLEPKLEAGKDTQLKHTEMYDGYTDDFGVFKEGPPVTLRLEYVRSPDHGYSQHILQKDIWSPFQVGANMMSYTPLYYDWKGFSSRDYFGHRSGTNPGSKVLLGHYRRDEERSWGYRIMVNHKPQKRIPKWLACVVHNRRKKTFLGFFLYANGAYVAELLTYKQLPRIIYNKAFQGCLPTVGQTVSLTEVTYGKEMHSVEMYPGHGGVICRASGTAAVVLRGSEPNLVPLLLPSKEVRLFDSTCHAVFGRRAGVMYNKQRNFSKRSIEENMPHRPKVHSKTKRVSSHPAGGGNGGSPNLLTPLDWRIHPRNCVKTKYWLSGYILRGRQYNRNQTVADLKSKTYSWANRDPVYR from the coding sequence ATGCTCCGCCGGCAACTTCAGTTCTTCACCATCGGCGGCGTGTCGGCTGTGTCAGCGGCGGAGCTCACGGGCATGGGGCCGTCCTCtgtggcggccgccgccaccggccCCTCGCTGTCTTCGCCAACTACTCTATCGATCGTAGCCGGTGCCAGTGCGCTCATCGTGCCCCGCCGTGGCGTGAAGCTCGTAAACCCCATCGGAAAGCAAGGCAGTCAGCACTACGGCCTTGAGCCGAAGCTGGAGGCGGGGAAAGACACGCAGCTGAAGCACACAGAAATGTACGACGGCTACACAGACGACTTTGGTGTCTTTAAGGAGGGTCCGCCGGTGACACTGCGGCTGGAGTACGTGCGCTCGCCTGATCACGGCTACTCACAGCACATCCTCCAGAAAGACATCTGGTCACCCTTCCAGGTTGGCGCGAACATGATGTCCTACACCCCACTCTACTACGACTGGAAGGGGTTCTCGAGTCGCGATTACTTtggccaccgcagcggcaccaacCCCGGCAGCAAGGTGCTCCTCGGCCACTATCGGCGTGACGAGGAGCGCTCGTGGGGCTACCGGATAATGGTGAACCACAAGCCGCAGAAACGAATCCCCAAGTGGCTCGCGTGCGTCGTTCACAACCGACGCAAGAAGACGTTTCTCGGCTTCTTCCTCTACGCCAACGGCGCGtacgtggcggagctgctcacgtacaagcagctgccgcgcatTATCTATAACAAGGCGTTCCAGGGGTGCTTGCCGACCGTTGGGCAGACGGTGTCACTGACCGAGGTGACCTACGGAAAAGAGATGCACTCGGTGGAGATGTATCCGGGGCACGGCGGCGTCATCTGCCGGGCGAGCGGAACGGCGGCCGTGGTGCTGCGTGGGTCCGAGCCGAACCTTGTCCCGCTCCTGCTTCCCTCAAAGGAGGTGCGCCTCTTCGACAGTACGTGCCACGCCGTCTTTGGCCGTCGTGCCGGCGTCATGTACAACAAACAGCGCAACTTCAGCAAGCGCAGCATCGAGGAGAACATGCCGCACCGACCAAAGGTGCATTCCAAGACGAAGCGAGTGTCGAGTCACCCGGCCGGTGGTGGCAACGGCGGCTCGCCGAACCTGCTCACTCCGCTGGACTGGCGCATTCACCCGCGCAACTGCGTGAAGACGAAGTATTGGCTCTCCGGGTACATCCTGCGTGGTCGGCAGTACAACCGCAACCAGACGGTAGCAGATCTTAAATCAAAGACATACAGTTGGGCAAATCGCGACCCTGTGTATCGGTAG
- a CDS encoding isochorismatase-like protein (TriTrypDB/GeneDB-style sysID: LpmP.08.0310), with protein MNEAEDASSLCTSLPPAIVRPNTDVTVPQRGVHSAQLLRKFTECRTLFLCCDMQEKLADKIPGFHETIRVSNNITLFCEMLGPTYCNVIATVQYPKGVGPLYHEIQLPPNTPVFPKMKPSMLVPEALPYLYGDAERGILPVQQAVLWGHETHVCIMQTADELLRRGFRVAITTDGCAAQRRIDHEVALMEMSKWSGLLLTSSIGMYAMIVRADEIFRKPVMKLSLDGGHVFKRPYRRSEDPTRLPQEREREL; from the coding sequence ATGAATGAGGCAGAAGACGCCAGCTCATTGTGTACGAGTTTGCCGCCGGCGATCGTGAGACCCAACACTGATGTcacggtgccgcagcggggAGTGCActcggcgcagctcctgcgcaaATTCACGGAGTGCCGCACCCTTTTCCTGTGTTGCGACATGCAGGAGAAGCTGGCCGACAAAATTCCCGGCTTCCACGAAACCATCCGCGTCTCGAACAACATCACGCTCTTCTGTGAGATGCTGGGCCCGACCTACTGCAATGTGATAGCCACTGTGCAGTACCCGAAAGGCGTGGGACCCCTCTACCACGAGATCCAGCTGCCGCCCAACACTCCCGTTTTCCCTAAGATGAAGCCGTCGATGTTAGTGCCAGAAGCCCTGCCGTACCTATACGGTGACGCAGAGCGTGGCATCTtgccggtgcagcaggcggtgctgtgggGGCACGAGACGCATGTGTGCATCATGCAGACCGctgacgagctgctgcggcgcggctTTCGTGTAGCGATTACGACGGACGGTTGCGCGGCACAGCGGCGTATCGATCACGAGGTCGCCCTTATGGAGATGTCCAAGTGGAGTGGGCTTTTGCTGACGAGCTCCATCGGCATGTACGCCATGATCGTGCGAGCGGACGAAATCTTCCGGAAGCCGGTAATGAAGCTCTCACTAGATGGCGGGCACGTGTTCAAGCGGCCATACAGGCGCTCTGAGGACCcgacgcggctgccgcaggaGCGCGAGCGCGAACTGTGA
- the FESODA gene encoding iron superoxide dismutase (TriTrypDB/GeneDB-style sysID: LpmP.08.0300) produces the protein MLRRVSIKTVMATAAVHASFLSYHSLPELQYPAELPKLEYSYADGIKPVFSARQVELHYTKHHKAYVDKLNTLGTGYEGKPIEEIIKTTNGIAANTVLFNQASQHFNHTFFWKCLVPGGKAMPKPLEAAIAKQFGSVDDFKSSFQQAGMNNFGSGWTWLCVNPKTTELLIDNTSNAGCPVTAGMRPVFTADVWEHAYYKDFENRRADYLKEIWQVVNWEYVAQMYSRAIK, from the coding sequence ATGCTCCGCCGTGTCTCCATAAAGACGGTGatggccaccgccgccgtccacGCTTCCTTTCTGAGCTACCACAGCCTGCCGGAGCTTCAGTACCCGGCCGAACTGCCGAAGCTCGAGTACAGCTATGCGGACGGCATCAAGCCCGTCTTCAGCGCCAGGCAAGTGGAGCTGCACTACACGAAACACCACAAGGCGTACGTGGATAAGCTAAACACGCTTGGCACAGGCTACGAGGGGAAGCCGATTGAAGAGATCATTAAGACTACCAACGGAATCGCCGCGAACACCGTTCTCTTCAACCAGGCCTCTCAGCACTTCAACCACACTTTCTTCTGGAAATGCCTGGTGCCGGGTGGCAAGGCCATGCCGAAGCCGCTCGAGGCCGCCATCGCGAAGCAGTTTGGAAGCGTTGACGACTTCAAGTCATCTTTTCAGCAGGCAGGCATGAACAACTTTGGCTCTGGCTGGACGTGGCTCTGCGTCAACCCCAAGACAACAGAGCTTTTGATCGATAACACGAGCAACGCGGGCTGCCCAGTGACTGCTGGCATGCGCCCGGTCTTCACAGCCGACGTGTGGGAGCACGCCTATTACAAAGACTTCGAGAACCGGCGCGCAGACTATCTGAAGGAGATATGGCAGGTTGTCAACTGGGAGTACGTCGCCCAGATGTACAGTAGGGCTATCAAGTAA